TTCCGCAGACAGGAATTGACCATCATTGGCGCCCGTCCTTCGGTAGGAAAGACGGCATTCGCCCTTTCCATGGCGCTGAACATGGTGATGAAGGACATTCGTGTCGGTTTCTTCTCCTTGGAGATGACCGCCACCAGCCTGGGGCAACGGTTGATCTCCCAGTTGTCCAACGTGGATTTCGCGTTGATCCGCAAGCGCTTGGTCAACACCGGAGCCATGATGGACGCCATCATGAAGGCGGCCGGGACGTTGTATGAGAAACAGCTGTACATCCAGGATACGCCGAACATGAAGTTGATGGACCTTCGGGCCCAGGCAAGACGGATGAAGCTGAAGAACGACGTGCAGATCATCTTCATCGACTACATCGGCTTGATCGAGTACGAGGACCAGTCGTTGGAACGGTTCAACCAGGTCTCCCAGATTTCCCGGAGCTTGAAACAGCTGGCGCGGGAATTGGACATTCCGATCATCTGCCTGTGCCAGGTGAACCGGCAGGCTGAGGGGATAGAGCCCAAATTGTCCGATTTGCGGGACAGCGGATCCATCGAACAAGACGCCGACCAGGTGATTCTGCTCCATCGTGACAAGATGAAAGAAAACAGGGAAGACCGGAACGCCGTCCAGGAAACCAAGTTGATCATGGCGAAGAACCGGAACGGCGAGACAGGAACGTTCACCATGGGATTCCGAGGGAACGTCGTCAAATTCGTCATGCTGGACCAAGGACGCAGTTACGCTCCCGGCAACAGCAACAACGCGTAACAGTCATTTGTGGAGCATCGGCTTGAGTTTCACCAAGTACAGGTGCTTGAAGTCCACATAACTCATCAGAAGGAAGATCAGAACCACGGAAACCATACCGACCAACTGGAGTACCCAGTAGGTTCGGGGGGAG
This DNA window, taken from Sphaerochaeta sp., encodes the following:
- the dnaB gene encoding replicative DNA helicase, with protein sequence MSALMGRVPPNDVEAEKALLGLLIQNSKLIDEIQTMLRPDDFYQKSHVSIYAQLLSFKQKNLKETLDFRSFAVFLTNEGKLDECGGLSYLVELTNSEKIGFATNAVYYAQTIRSLSRRRKLIDFTASLHEQAFDISEDIQGVIDHGEQTLSDLNSEGGAGADYKDLKQVLSSVTNNLKPLKKGESEGISSGFELLDDLTGGFRRQELTIIGARPSVGKTAFALSMALNMVMKDIRVGFFSLEMTATSLGQRLISQLSNVDFALIRKRLVNTGAMMDAIMKAAGTLYEKQLYIQDTPNMKLMDLRAQARRMKLKNDVQIIFIDYIGLIEYEDQSLERFNQVSQISRSLKQLARELDIPIICLCQVNRQAEGIEPKLSDLRDSGSIEQDADQVILLHRDKMKENREDRNAVQETKLIMAKNRNGETGTFTMGFRGNVVKFVMLDQGRSYAPGNSNNA